The proteins below are encoded in one region of Ricinus communis isolate WT05 ecotype wild-type chromosome 6, ASM1957865v1, whole genome shotgun sequence:
- the LOC8285404 gene encoding ubiquitin C-terminal hydrolase 12 isoform X11 translates to MTLMTPPPLDQQEDDEMLVPHTEFTEGPQPMEVAPAETASAVDAQSADDPPSARFTWTIDNFSRLNTKKLYSDVFIVGGYKWRILIFPKGNNVDHLSMYLDVADSATLPYGWSRYAQFSLCVVNQIHQKYSIRKDTQHQFNARESDWGFTSFMPLGELYDPGRGYLVNDTCVVEADVAVRRVIDYWSHDSKKETGYVGLKNQGATCYMNSLLQTLYHIPYFRKAVYHMPTTENDMPSGSIPLALQSLFYKLQYSDTSVATKELTKSFGWDTYDSFMQHDVQELNRVLCEKLEDKMKGTVVEGTIQQLFEGHHMNYIECINVDYKSTRKESFYDLQLDVKGCRDVYASFDKYVEVERLEGDNKYHAEQHGLQDARKGVLFIDFPPVLQLQLKRFEYDFMRDTMVKINDRYEFPLQLDLDREDGKYLSPEADRSVRNLYTLHSVLVHSGGVHGGHYYAYIRPTLSDQWFKFDDERVTKEDIKRALEEQYGGEEEQLPQANPGFNNSPFKFTKYSNAYMLVYIRESDKEKIICNVDEKDIAEHLRIRLKKEQEEKEQKRKEKAEAHLYTIIKVARSEDLLEQIGKDIYFDLVDHDKVRSFRIQKQMPFNLFKEEVVKEFGIPVQFQRFWLWAKRQNHTYRPNRPLTPQEEAQSVGQLREVSNKANNAELKLFLEVEFGQDLRPIPPPEKTKEDILLFFKLYDPSKEELRYVGRLFVKGAGKPLEILTKLNEMAGFASDQEIELYEEIKFEPNVMCEHIDKKLTFRASQLEDGDIVCFQKSAQDGGGEQCRYPDVPSFLEYVHNRQVVRFRSLEKPKEDEFCLELSKLHNYDDVVERVATHLGLDDPSKIRLTSHNCYSQQPKPQPIKYRGVDHLSDMLAHYNQTSDILYYEVLDIPLPELQGLKTLKVAFHHATKDEVVIHTIRLPKQSTVGDVINDLKIKVELSHLSAELRLLEVFYHKIYKDEQFTNDLGRLVMHAN, encoded by the exons ATGACTCTGATGACTCCTCCACCATTAGAT cAGCAAGAGGACGATGAAATGTTAGTCCCTCACACTGAGTTCACTGAAGGTCCTCAGCCTATGGAAG tagcACCTGCAGAAACAGCAAGTGCAGTTGATGCGCAGTCAGCTGATGATCCACCATCAGCAAGGTTCACATGGACAATTGATAATTTCTCGAGGCTCAATACCAAGAAGCTCTACTCTGATGTTTTCATTGTTGGAGGCTATAAATG GCGGATTCTAATTTTTCCAAAGGGGAACAACGTGGATCATTTGTCAATGTATTTAGATGTCGCAGACTCTGCAACTTTGCCATATGGGTGGAGCAGATATGCTCAATTTAGTTTATGCGTTGTCaatcaaattcatcaaaaaTACTCTATTCGGAAAG ACACACAGCACCAATTCAATGCACGTGAGAGTGATTGGGGCTTCACTTCATTCATGCCCCTTGGAGAATTGTATGACCCTGGTAGAGGTTATCTTGTCAATGATACATGTGTAGTTGAAGCTGATGTTGCTGTCCGTAGGGTCATTGATTACTGGTCTCATGATTCCAAAAAGGAGACTGGTTATGTTGGACTTAAGAACCAAGGAGCTACCTGCTATATGAACTCTCTCCTTCAAACACTGTATCATATTCCTTATTTCAGAAAG GCTGTGTATCATATGCCAACAACCGAGAATGATATGCCATCGGGGAGCATTCCTCTGGCTTTGCAGAGTTTATTCTATAAGCTTCAATATAGTGACACCAGTGTAGCAACAAAAGAGTTAACAAAATCTTTTGGCTGGGACACATATGATTCTTTCATGCAGCATGATGTGCAAGAACTTAATAGGGTTCTTTGTGAAAAGCTTGAAGATAAAATGAAG GGAACAGTTGTGGAGGGCACAATACAACAGTTATTTGAAGGGCACCATATGAATTATATTGAGTGCATCAATGTAGACTATAAGTCAACGAGAAAGGAATCTTTTTATG ATCTTCAGCTTGATGTCAAAGGCTGTCGGGATGTTTATGCTTCTTTTGACAAATATGTGGAGGTGGAGCGTCTTGAGGGTGATAATAAATATCACGCTGAGCAACATGGCTTGCAG GATGCTAGGAAGGGTGTCCTATTTATTGACTTTCCCCCTGTTCTTCAACTTCAATTGAAACGGTTCGAATATGATTTCATGCGGGATACTATGGTAAAG ATAAATGATCGCTATGAGTTCCCTTTGCAACTTGATCTTGATAGAGAAGATGGTAAATATTTGTCTCCTGAGGCAGACAGAAGTGTCCGAAACCTGTATACTCTTCACAG TGTTTTAGTTCATAGTGGTGGTGTGCATGGTGGGCACTACTATGCTTACATCCGGCCAACCCTCTCAGATCAATG GTTTAAATTCGATGATGAGCGGGTAACTAAAGAGGATATAAAAAGGGCGCTAGAGGAGCAGTATGGTGGGGAAGAAGAG CAGTTACCACAGGCAAATCCTGGCTTCAACAACTCTCCCTTCAAGTTTACAAAATATTCAAATGCTTATATGCTTGTGTATATACGCGAAAGTgacaaagaaaagataatttgTAATGTGGATGAGAAGGACATTGCCGAACACCTGAGG ATAAGGTTGAAGAAAGAACAGGAAGAAAAGgaacaaaagagaaaggaaaaagctGAGGCCCACTTGTATACTATCATAAAG GTTGCTCGTAGTGAGGATCTGCTTGAACAGATTGGGAaggatatatattttgatCTTGTAGATCATGACAAAGTTCGTAGTTTCCGCATTCAGAAACAAATGCCCTTTAATCTTTTCAAG GAAGAAGTTGTCAAAGAGTTTGGTATACCAGTTCAATTTCAACGTTTTTGGTTATGGGCGAAGCGGCAAAACCATACATATCGTCCAAATCGACCATTGACTCCTCAGGAAGAAGCACAATCT GTTGGACAATTAAGAGAGGTTTCCAATAAAGCAAATAATGCCGAGCTGAAGTTGTTTCTGGAAGTAGAATTTGGACAA GATTTGCGGCCTATTCCTCCTCCTGAGAAGACTAAAGAGGATATTCTCCtcttttttaaactttatgATCCGTCGAAAGAGGAGCTCCG ATATGTCGGGAGGCTATTTGTAAAGGGGGCTGGAAAGCCATTAGAGATATTGACAAAGCTAAATGAAATGGCTGGCTTTGCTTCTGATCAAGAGATTGAACTATATGAG GAAATAAAATTCGAACCTAATGTCATGTGTGAACACATTGACAAGAAGCTCACGTTTCGTGCTAGTCAG CTTGAAGATGGGGATATTGTTTGCTTTCAAAAGTCCGCTCAAGATGGAGGTGGTGAACAATGCCGTTACCCAGATGTACCTTCATTTCTTGAATATGTACATAACCGTCAG GTTGTTCGCTTTCGATCTTTGGAGAAACCAAAGGAGGATGAATTTTGTCTTGAGCT ATCAAAGCTTCACAAttatgatgatgttgttgaaagAGTAGCTACGCATCTTGGCTTGGATGACCCTTCCAAAATTAGGCTTACATCTCATAACTGTTATTCTCAACAACCTAAGCCACAACCTATCAAGTACCGAGGGGTGGATCATTTGTCTGACATGCTGGCTCACTACAACCAG ACATCTGACATCCTTTACTATGAAGTGCTGGATATCCCTCTGCCAGAACTGCAAGGCTTGAAAACCTTGAAAGTTGCTTTTCATCATGCCACAAAGGATGAG GTGGTGATTCATACAATTAGATTGCCTAAACAGAGCACTGTAGGTGATGTTATTAATGACCTTAAGATAAAG GTTGAGTTGTCCCATCTCAGTGCAGAACTTAGATTGCTTGAGGTTTTCTACCACAAGATTTACAAG GATGAGCAGTTTACCAATGACTTGGGAAGACTGGTGATGCATGCGAACTAG
- the LOC8285404 gene encoding ubiquitin C-terminal hydrolase 12 isoform X1, translating to MTLMTPPPLDQQEDDEMLVPHTEFTEGPQPMEVAPAETASAVDAQSADDPPSARFTWTIDNFSRLNTKKLYSDVFIVGGYKWRILIFPKGNNVDHLSMYLDVADSATLPYGWSRYAQFSLCVVNQIHQKYSIRKDTQHQFNARESDWGFTSFMPLGELYDPGRGYLVNDTCVVEADVAVRRVIDYWSHDSKKETGYVGLKNQGATCYMNSLLQTLYHIPYFRKAVYHMPTTENDMPSGSIPLALQSLFYKLQYSDTSVATKELTKSFGWDTYDSFMQHDVQELNRVLCEKLEDKMKGTVVEGTIQQLFEGHHMNYIECINVDYKSTRKESFYDLQLDVKGCRDVYASFDKYVEVERLEGDNKYHAEQHGLQDARKGVLFIDFPPVLQLQLKRFEYDFMRDTMVKINDRYEFPLQLDLDREDGKYLSPEADRSVRNLYTLHSVLVHSGGVHGGHYYAYIRPTLSDQWFKFDDERVTKEDIKRALEEQYGGEEEQLPQANPGFNNSPFKFTKYSNAYMLVYIRESDKEKIICNVDEKDIAEHLRIRLKKEQEEKEQKRKEKAEAHLYTIIKVARSEDLLEQIGKDIYFDLVDHDKVRSFRIQKQMPFNLFKEEVVKEFGIPVQFQRFWLWAKRQNHTYRPNRPLTPQEEAQSVGQLREVSNKANNAELKLFLEVEFGQDLRPIPPPEKTKEDILLFFKLYDPSKEELRYVGRLFVKGAGKPLEILTKLNEMAGFASDQEIELYEEIKFEPNVMCEHIDKKLTFRASQLEDGDIVCFQKSAQDGGGEQCRYPDVPSFLEYVHNRQVVRFRSLEKPKEDEFCLELSKLHNYDDVVERVATHLGLDDPSKIRLTSHNCYSQQPKPQPIKYRGVDHLSDMLAHYNQTSDILYYEVLDIPLPELQGLKTLKVAFHHATKDEVVIHTIRLPKQSTVGDVINDLKIKVELSHLSAELRLLEVFYHKIYKIFPHNEKIENINDQYWTLRAEEIPEEEKNLGPNDRLIHVYHFMKDPTQNQQVQNFGEPFFLVIHEGETLSEVKVRVQKKLQVPDEEFAKWKFAFLSLGRPEYLQDSDIVSSRFQRRDVYGAWEQYLGLEHSDNAPKRSYSANQNRHTFEKPVKIYN from the exons ATGACTCTGATGACTCCTCCACCATTAGAT cAGCAAGAGGACGATGAAATGTTAGTCCCTCACACTGAGTTCACTGAAGGTCCTCAGCCTATGGAAG tagcACCTGCAGAAACAGCAAGTGCAGTTGATGCGCAGTCAGCTGATGATCCACCATCAGCAAGGTTCACATGGACAATTGATAATTTCTCGAGGCTCAATACCAAGAAGCTCTACTCTGATGTTTTCATTGTTGGAGGCTATAAATG GCGGATTCTAATTTTTCCAAAGGGGAACAACGTGGATCATTTGTCAATGTATTTAGATGTCGCAGACTCTGCAACTTTGCCATATGGGTGGAGCAGATATGCTCAATTTAGTTTATGCGTTGTCaatcaaattcatcaaaaaTACTCTATTCGGAAAG ACACACAGCACCAATTCAATGCACGTGAGAGTGATTGGGGCTTCACTTCATTCATGCCCCTTGGAGAATTGTATGACCCTGGTAGAGGTTATCTTGTCAATGATACATGTGTAGTTGAAGCTGATGTTGCTGTCCGTAGGGTCATTGATTACTGGTCTCATGATTCCAAAAAGGAGACTGGTTATGTTGGACTTAAGAACCAAGGAGCTACCTGCTATATGAACTCTCTCCTTCAAACACTGTATCATATTCCTTATTTCAGAAAG GCTGTGTATCATATGCCAACAACCGAGAATGATATGCCATCGGGGAGCATTCCTCTGGCTTTGCAGAGTTTATTCTATAAGCTTCAATATAGTGACACCAGTGTAGCAACAAAAGAGTTAACAAAATCTTTTGGCTGGGACACATATGATTCTTTCATGCAGCATGATGTGCAAGAACTTAATAGGGTTCTTTGTGAAAAGCTTGAAGATAAAATGAAG GGAACAGTTGTGGAGGGCACAATACAACAGTTATTTGAAGGGCACCATATGAATTATATTGAGTGCATCAATGTAGACTATAAGTCAACGAGAAAGGAATCTTTTTATG ATCTTCAGCTTGATGTCAAAGGCTGTCGGGATGTTTATGCTTCTTTTGACAAATATGTGGAGGTGGAGCGTCTTGAGGGTGATAATAAATATCACGCTGAGCAACATGGCTTGCAG GATGCTAGGAAGGGTGTCCTATTTATTGACTTTCCCCCTGTTCTTCAACTTCAATTGAAACGGTTCGAATATGATTTCATGCGGGATACTATGGTAAAG ATAAATGATCGCTATGAGTTCCCTTTGCAACTTGATCTTGATAGAGAAGATGGTAAATATTTGTCTCCTGAGGCAGACAGAAGTGTCCGAAACCTGTATACTCTTCACAG TGTTTTAGTTCATAGTGGTGGTGTGCATGGTGGGCACTACTATGCTTACATCCGGCCAACCCTCTCAGATCAATG GTTTAAATTCGATGATGAGCGGGTAACTAAAGAGGATATAAAAAGGGCGCTAGAGGAGCAGTATGGTGGGGAAGAAGAG CAGTTACCACAGGCAAATCCTGGCTTCAACAACTCTCCCTTCAAGTTTACAAAATATTCAAATGCTTATATGCTTGTGTATATACGCGAAAGTgacaaagaaaagataatttgTAATGTGGATGAGAAGGACATTGCCGAACACCTGAGG ATAAGGTTGAAGAAAGAACAGGAAGAAAAGgaacaaaagagaaaggaaaaagctGAGGCCCACTTGTATACTATCATAAAG GTTGCTCGTAGTGAGGATCTGCTTGAACAGATTGGGAaggatatatattttgatCTTGTAGATCATGACAAAGTTCGTAGTTTCCGCATTCAGAAACAAATGCCCTTTAATCTTTTCAAG GAAGAAGTTGTCAAAGAGTTTGGTATACCAGTTCAATTTCAACGTTTTTGGTTATGGGCGAAGCGGCAAAACCATACATATCGTCCAAATCGACCATTGACTCCTCAGGAAGAAGCACAATCT GTTGGACAATTAAGAGAGGTTTCCAATAAAGCAAATAATGCCGAGCTGAAGTTGTTTCTGGAAGTAGAATTTGGACAA GATTTGCGGCCTATTCCTCCTCCTGAGAAGACTAAAGAGGATATTCTCCtcttttttaaactttatgATCCGTCGAAAGAGGAGCTCCG ATATGTCGGGAGGCTATTTGTAAAGGGGGCTGGAAAGCCATTAGAGATATTGACAAAGCTAAATGAAATGGCTGGCTTTGCTTCTGATCAAGAGATTGAACTATATGAG GAAATAAAATTCGAACCTAATGTCATGTGTGAACACATTGACAAGAAGCTCACGTTTCGTGCTAGTCAG CTTGAAGATGGGGATATTGTTTGCTTTCAAAAGTCCGCTCAAGATGGAGGTGGTGAACAATGCCGTTACCCAGATGTACCTTCATTTCTTGAATATGTACATAACCGTCAG GTTGTTCGCTTTCGATCTTTGGAGAAACCAAAGGAGGATGAATTTTGTCTTGAGCT ATCAAAGCTTCACAAttatgatgatgttgttgaaagAGTAGCTACGCATCTTGGCTTGGATGACCCTTCCAAAATTAGGCTTACATCTCATAACTGTTATTCTCAACAACCTAAGCCACAACCTATCAAGTACCGAGGGGTGGATCATTTGTCTGACATGCTGGCTCACTACAACCAG ACATCTGACATCCTTTACTATGAAGTGCTGGATATCCCTCTGCCAGAACTGCAAGGCTTGAAAACCTTGAAAGTTGCTTTTCATCATGCCACAAAGGATGAG GTGGTGATTCATACAATTAGATTGCCTAAACAGAGCACTGTAGGTGATGTTATTAATGACCTTAAGATAAAG GTTGAGTTGTCCCATCTCAGTGCAGAACTTAGATTGCTTGAGGTTTTCTACCACAAGATTTACAAG ATCTTTCCCCACAATGAAAAGATTGAGAATATTAATGATCAGTACTGGACGTTACGTGCTGAGGAG ATTCCAGAAGAGGAGAAAAACCTTGGTCCTAATGATCGCTTGATTcatgtttatcattttatgaaGGACCCAACTCAAAATCAG CAGGTTCAGAATTTTGGCGAACCATTTTTCCTGGTCATTCATGAGGGTGAGACATTGTCGGAAGTAAAAGTGCGAgtacaaaaaaaattgcagGTTCCTGATGAGGAGTTTGCTAAG TGGAAGTTTGCTTTTCTGTCACTTGGTCGACCTGAATATCTCCAAGACTCGGACATTGTATCGAGTAGGTTTCAG AGAAGGGATGTCTATGGTGCTTGGGAGCAGTATCTCGGACTGGAGCACTCTGACAATGCTCCTAAAAGGTCATATTCAGCTAATCAG AATCGGCACACGTTTGAGAAGCCAGTAAAAATCTACAATTAG
- the LOC8285404 gene encoding ubiquitin C-terminal hydrolase 12 isoform X4, which yields MTLMTPPPLDQQEDDEMLVPHTEFTEGPQPMEVAPAETASAVDAQSADDPPSARFTWTIDNFSRLNTKKLYSDVFIVGGYKWRILIFPKGNNVDHLSMYLDVADSATLPYGWSRYAQFSLCVVNQIHQKYSIRKDTQHQFNARESDWGFTSFMPLGELYDPGRGYLVNDTCVVEADVAVRRVIDYWSHDSKKETGYVGLKNQGATCYMNSLLQTLYHIPYFRKAVYHMPTTENDMPSGSIPLALQSLFYKLQYSDTSVATKELTKSFGWDTYDSFMQHDVQELNRVLCEKLEDKMKGTVVEGTIQQLFEGHHMNYIECINVDYKSTRKESFYDLQLDVKGCRDVYASFDKYVEVERLEGDNKYHAEQHGLQDARKGVLFIDFPPVLQLQLKRFEYDFMRDTMVKINDRYEFPLQLDLDREDGKYLSPEADRSVRNLYTLHSVLVHSGGVHGGHYYAYIRPTLSDQWFKFDDERVTKEDIKRALEEQYGGEEEQLPQANPGFNNSPFKFTKYSNAYMLVYIRESDKEKIICNVDEKDIAEHLRIRLKKEQEEKEQKRKEKAEAHLYTIIKVARSEDLLEQIGKDIYFDLVDHDKVRSFRIQKQMPFNLFKEEVVKEFGIPVQFQRFWLWAKRQNHTYRPNRPLTPQEEAQSVGQLREVSNKANNAELKLFLEVEFGQDLRPIPPPEKTKEDILLFFKLYDPSKEELRYVGRLFVKGAGKPLEILTKLNEMAGFASDQEIELYEEIKFEPNVMCEHIDKKLTFRASQLEDGDIVCFQKSAQDGGGEQCRYPDVPSFLEYVHNRQVVRFRSLEKPKEDEFCLELSKLHNYDDVVERVATHLGLDDPSKIRLTSHNCYSQQPKPQPIKYRGVDHLSDMLAHYNQTSDILYYEVLDIPLPELQGLKTLKVAFHHATKDEVVIHTIRLPKQSTVGDVINDLKIKVELSHLSAELRLLEVFYHKIYKIFPHNEKIENINDQYWTLRAEEIPEEEKNLGPNDRLIHVYHFMKDPTQNQVQNFGEPFFLVIHEGETLSEVKVRVQKKLQVPDEEFAKWKFAFLSLGRPEYLQDSDIVSSRFQRRDVYGAWEQYLGLEHSDNAPKRSYSANQNRHTFEKPVKIYN from the exons ATGACTCTGATGACTCCTCCACCATTAGAT cAGCAAGAGGACGATGAAATGTTAGTCCCTCACACTGAGTTCACTGAAGGTCCTCAGCCTATGGAAG tagcACCTGCAGAAACAGCAAGTGCAGTTGATGCGCAGTCAGCTGATGATCCACCATCAGCAAGGTTCACATGGACAATTGATAATTTCTCGAGGCTCAATACCAAGAAGCTCTACTCTGATGTTTTCATTGTTGGAGGCTATAAATG GCGGATTCTAATTTTTCCAAAGGGGAACAACGTGGATCATTTGTCAATGTATTTAGATGTCGCAGACTCTGCAACTTTGCCATATGGGTGGAGCAGATATGCTCAATTTAGTTTATGCGTTGTCaatcaaattcatcaaaaaTACTCTATTCGGAAAG ACACACAGCACCAATTCAATGCACGTGAGAGTGATTGGGGCTTCACTTCATTCATGCCCCTTGGAGAATTGTATGACCCTGGTAGAGGTTATCTTGTCAATGATACATGTGTAGTTGAAGCTGATGTTGCTGTCCGTAGGGTCATTGATTACTGGTCTCATGATTCCAAAAAGGAGACTGGTTATGTTGGACTTAAGAACCAAGGAGCTACCTGCTATATGAACTCTCTCCTTCAAACACTGTATCATATTCCTTATTTCAGAAAG GCTGTGTATCATATGCCAACAACCGAGAATGATATGCCATCGGGGAGCATTCCTCTGGCTTTGCAGAGTTTATTCTATAAGCTTCAATATAGTGACACCAGTGTAGCAACAAAAGAGTTAACAAAATCTTTTGGCTGGGACACATATGATTCTTTCATGCAGCATGATGTGCAAGAACTTAATAGGGTTCTTTGTGAAAAGCTTGAAGATAAAATGAAG GGAACAGTTGTGGAGGGCACAATACAACAGTTATTTGAAGGGCACCATATGAATTATATTGAGTGCATCAATGTAGACTATAAGTCAACGAGAAAGGAATCTTTTTATG ATCTTCAGCTTGATGTCAAAGGCTGTCGGGATGTTTATGCTTCTTTTGACAAATATGTGGAGGTGGAGCGTCTTGAGGGTGATAATAAATATCACGCTGAGCAACATGGCTTGCAG GATGCTAGGAAGGGTGTCCTATTTATTGACTTTCCCCCTGTTCTTCAACTTCAATTGAAACGGTTCGAATATGATTTCATGCGGGATACTATGGTAAAG ATAAATGATCGCTATGAGTTCCCTTTGCAACTTGATCTTGATAGAGAAGATGGTAAATATTTGTCTCCTGAGGCAGACAGAAGTGTCCGAAACCTGTATACTCTTCACAG TGTTTTAGTTCATAGTGGTGGTGTGCATGGTGGGCACTACTATGCTTACATCCGGCCAACCCTCTCAGATCAATG GTTTAAATTCGATGATGAGCGGGTAACTAAAGAGGATATAAAAAGGGCGCTAGAGGAGCAGTATGGTGGGGAAGAAGAG CAGTTACCACAGGCAAATCCTGGCTTCAACAACTCTCCCTTCAAGTTTACAAAATATTCAAATGCTTATATGCTTGTGTATATACGCGAAAGTgacaaagaaaagataatttgTAATGTGGATGAGAAGGACATTGCCGAACACCTGAGG ATAAGGTTGAAGAAAGAACAGGAAGAAAAGgaacaaaagagaaaggaaaaagctGAGGCCCACTTGTATACTATCATAAAG GTTGCTCGTAGTGAGGATCTGCTTGAACAGATTGGGAaggatatatattttgatCTTGTAGATCATGACAAAGTTCGTAGTTTCCGCATTCAGAAACAAATGCCCTTTAATCTTTTCAAG GAAGAAGTTGTCAAAGAGTTTGGTATACCAGTTCAATTTCAACGTTTTTGGTTATGGGCGAAGCGGCAAAACCATACATATCGTCCAAATCGACCATTGACTCCTCAGGAAGAAGCACAATCT GTTGGACAATTAAGAGAGGTTTCCAATAAAGCAAATAATGCCGAGCTGAAGTTGTTTCTGGAAGTAGAATTTGGACAA GATTTGCGGCCTATTCCTCCTCCTGAGAAGACTAAAGAGGATATTCTCCtcttttttaaactttatgATCCGTCGAAAGAGGAGCTCCG ATATGTCGGGAGGCTATTTGTAAAGGGGGCTGGAAAGCCATTAGAGATATTGACAAAGCTAAATGAAATGGCTGGCTTTGCTTCTGATCAAGAGATTGAACTATATGAG GAAATAAAATTCGAACCTAATGTCATGTGTGAACACATTGACAAGAAGCTCACGTTTCGTGCTAGTCAG CTTGAAGATGGGGATATTGTTTGCTTTCAAAAGTCCGCTCAAGATGGAGGTGGTGAACAATGCCGTTACCCAGATGTACCTTCATTTCTTGAATATGTACATAACCGTCAG GTTGTTCGCTTTCGATCTTTGGAGAAACCAAAGGAGGATGAATTTTGTCTTGAGCT ATCAAAGCTTCACAAttatgatgatgttgttgaaagAGTAGCTACGCATCTTGGCTTGGATGACCCTTCCAAAATTAGGCTTACATCTCATAACTGTTATTCTCAACAACCTAAGCCACAACCTATCAAGTACCGAGGGGTGGATCATTTGTCTGACATGCTGGCTCACTACAACCAG ACATCTGACATCCTTTACTATGAAGTGCTGGATATCCCTCTGCCAGAACTGCAAGGCTTGAAAACCTTGAAAGTTGCTTTTCATCATGCCACAAAGGATGAG GTGGTGATTCATACAATTAGATTGCCTAAACAGAGCACTGTAGGTGATGTTATTAATGACCTTAAGATAAAG GTTGAGTTGTCCCATCTCAGTGCAGAACTTAGATTGCTTGAGGTTTTCTACCACAAGATTTACAAG ATCTTTCCCCACAATGAAAAGATTGAGAATATTAATGATCAGTACTGGACGTTACGTGCTGAGGAG ATTCCAGAAGAGGAGAAAAACCTTGGTCCTAATGATCGCTTGATTcatgtttatcattttatgaaGGACCCAACTCAAAATCAG GTTCAGAATTTTGGCGAACCATTTTTCCTGGTCATTCATGAGGGTGAGACATTGTCGGAAGTAAAAGTGCGAgtacaaaaaaaattgcagGTTCCTGATGAGGAGTTTGCTAAG TGGAAGTTTGCTTTTCTGTCACTTGGTCGACCTGAATATCTCCAAGACTCGGACATTGTATCGAGTAGGTTTCAG AGAAGGGATGTCTATGGTGCTTGGGAGCAGTATCTCGGACTGGAGCACTCTGACAATGCTCCTAAAAGGTCATATTCAGCTAATCAG AATCGGCACACGTTTGAGAAGCCAGTAAAAATCTACAATTAG